A window from Micromonospora profundi encodes these proteins:
- a CDS encoding effector-associated constant component EACC1, translated as MPDSFTLALHSDRPVADAQRSLASWLRADDRLHGTVTAAAEEEASVLLVAVGDAGVAMVLVQALAGWLTHRRDDVTVTLSGPAGWSAELDVPRARDMGQVTALVEAAVRAVAAR; from the coding sequence TTGCCGGATTCGTTCACACTCGCGCTGCACTCGGATCGTCCGGTGGCCGACGCGCAGCGGTCGCTGGCGTCCTGGTTGCGCGCCGACGACCGGCTGCACGGGACGGTGACCGCTGCCGCCGAGGAGGAGGCGTCTGTTCTGCTGGTGGCGGTCGGCGACGCTGGCGTGGCAATGGTGCTGGTCCAGGCGCTCGCCGGCTGGTTGACCCATCGCCGCGACGACGTGACTGTGACACTCAGCGGTCCGGCCGGGTGGTCGGCCGAGTTGGACGTACCCCGGGCTCGTGACATGGGCCAGGTGACGGCGCTCGTCGAGGCCGCAGTGCGCGCGGTGGCCGCCCGGTAG
- a CDS encoding M14 family zinc carboxypeptidase, with protein sequence MAPSMRPFRSVPPRRLASAATIALLLGMTPLLGGTPAAGAGARPTPCSNDPGARLSTVPAPEAVLGFPLGVGQERVVTNGEVRSYLAAVDNASDRVVTGVMATSVLGQPLPYAVVSNERHVRPAALREIADDVRDLRDPRRTSARTAAKTAKDSPAIVWVTANVHGGEKSGTDAALKTLYELAAGLSCDVAERNDNLVTIIVPTQNPDGRDATRRQNEFGFDMNRDWFARTQQETDGKLELLRRYPPQVFIDAHEMGGRQYFFPPNADPIHHEIAGEAVDWINRIGEANKAGFGYNGACDDTVTTECYFNYATYDMFFMGYGDTVPTTGFGAAGMTYEKGSASAVADRVQQQFHTQWSTLGWAAANKREVLSGYFDIWTDALAQGRAGTLEPNEVVQPTNEVQFPVPDITIRSYFLLPDRQLADVRQLVERLRRMDVEVYEVQKPTRVPNARIFGGRSATNVTVPQGAYWIPMDQPQKHWIQAIMGEDPYVPFPYFYDVSSWSNPLLMGVSTLYTGDNVRPKAQLVRKVSGGRTGLAWPWGSYTYKLDSAAAAEFTFTLLDRGVPLVRDLTTNTVAIAASKVSRSVDELARSLGVTVAPAGRPTGTRLTLPDVGLFQGTGISTTSGSHGEARYVLGKRWGLDLKPVTTADINDNTEAFTGRTVLLVPDGSSATGGLTATGQANLRDWIAQGHTYIGLRNEGTRMARAAGLTSTTEKPKPADYLVIGSHLRVDVDRDSPVALGRPAEDFEFNNSDPILNPSTTGTNVLTYPTGDTFWANGYTVGADTLKGTAAVVDEPTGAGRAVLFAFNPLFRAYNENGLHLVANALLYPAGATTPDARRSAGVDPARANAAAAPVAADLGGGWRPITIQVAAADLPRAQAIVERFTTDATASAKNGSVYVVIPNPEGRQVDEHPFLADLVRALRDAQVPLRSVVG encoded by the coding sequence ATGGCCCCATCGATGCGCCCGTTCCGGTCGGTCCCACCGAGGCGGCTCGCGAGCGCCGCCACCATCGCCCTCCTGCTCGGCATGACTCCCCTGCTCGGCGGCACACCGGCCGCGGGTGCCGGCGCCCGGCCCACCCCGTGCAGCAACGACCCGGGCGCGCGGTTGAGCACCGTGCCGGCCCCGGAGGCCGTGCTCGGTTTCCCCCTCGGCGTGGGCCAGGAGCGGGTCGTCACCAACGGCGAGGTCCGCAGCTACCTCGCGGCGGTGGACAACGCCTCGGACCGGGTTGTCACGGGCGTGATGGCCACAAGCGTGCTCGGGCAACCGCTGCCGTACGCGGTGGTGTCAAACGAACGCCACGTGCGGCCGGCCGCGCTGCGTGAGATCGCCGACGACGTACGCGACCTGCGGGATCCCCGCCGGACCAGCGCGCGCACGGCGGCCAAGACGGCGAAGGACAGCCCGGCCATCGTCTGGGTCACCGCCAACGTGCACGGCGGCGAGAAGAGCGGCACCGACGCCGCCCTCAAGACGCTGTACGAACTGGCCGCCGGCCTGTCCTGCGACGTTGCCGAGCGCAACGACAACCTGGTCACCATCATCGTGCCGACCCAGAACCCGGACGGCCGCGACGCGACCCGGCGGCAGAACGAGTTCGGCTTCGACATGAACCGGGACTGGTTCGCCCGCACCCAGCAGGAGACCGACGGCAAGCTCGAACTGCTGCGCCGCTACCCGCCGCAGGTGTTCATCGACGCCCACGAGATGGGTGGCAGGCAGTACTTCTTCCCGCCCAACGCCGACCCGATCCACCACGAGATCGCCGGGGAGGCCGTGGACTGGATCAACCGGATCGGCGAGGCCAACAAGGCCGGCTTCGGCTACAACGGCGCCTGCGACGACACCGTCACGACCGAGTGCTACTTCAACTACGCCACGTACGACATGTTCTTCATGGGCTACGGCGACACCGTGCCGACCACCGGCTTCGGCGCGGCCGGCATGACGTACGAGAAGGGCAGCGCTTCAGCTGTCGCCGACCGGGTGCAGCAGCAGTTCCACACCCAGTGGTCGACGCTCGGCTGGGCCGCCGCCAACAAGCGCGAGGTGCTCAGCGGCTACTTCGACATCTGGACCGACGCGCTGGCCCAGGGCAGGGCGGGAACGCTGGAGCCCAACGAGGTGGTACAGCCCACCAACGAGGTCCAGTTCCCGGTGCCGGACATCACGATCCGCTCGTACTTCCTGCTGCCCGACCGGCAGCTCGCCGATGTCCGGCAGCTCGTCGAACGGCTGCGCCGGATGGACGTCGAGGTCTACGAGGTGCAGAAGCCGACCCGCGTGCCGAACGCCCGGATCTTCGGCGGCCGGAGCGCCACCAACGTGACAGTGCCCCAGGGGGCGTACTGGATCCCGATGGACCAGCCGCAGAAACACTGGATCCAGGCGATCATGGGCGAGGACCCGTACGTGCCGTTCCCGTACTTCTACGACGTCTCCTCCTGGAGCAACCCGCTGCTGATGGGCGTGTCCACCCTCTACACCGGCGACAACGTACGGCCCAAAGCGCAGCTCGTCCGCAAGGTCTCCGGCGGCCGGACCGGGCTCGCGTGGCCGTGGGGCTCGTACACGTACAAGCTGGACTCGGCTGCCGCCGCCGAGTTCACCTTCACCCTGCTCGACCGCGGCGTACCCCTCGTGCGGGACCTGACGACGAACACAGTGGCCATCGCGGCGTCGAAGGTGAGCCGGAGCGTCGACGAGCTGGCCCGGTCGCTCGGTGTCACAGTGGCTCCGGCCGGACGGCCCACCGGCACCCGGCTCACACTGCCCGACGTCGGGCTGTTCCAGGGCACCGGCATCTCCACCACGTCCGGTTCGCACGGCGAGGCCCGGTACGTTCTCGGCAAGCGGTGGGGCCTCGACCTGAAGCCGGTCACCACCGCCGACATCAACGACAACACCGAGGCGTTCACCGGCCGTACCGTGCTGCTGGTGCCCGACGGCAGCAGCGCCACCGGCGGGCTCACCGCGACCGGGCAGGCGAACCTGCGCGACTGGATCGCGCAGGGCCACACCTACATCGGGCTGCGCAACGAGGGCACACGGATGGCCCGCGCGGCCGGGCTCACGTCCACGACCGAAAAGCCCAAGCCTGCCGACTACCTGGTGATCGGCTCGCACCTGCGGGTCGACGTCGACCGCGACAGCCCTGTCGCCCTGGGCCGTCCCGCCGAGGACTTCGAGTTCAACAACAGCGACCCGATCCTCAACCCCAGCACCACCGGAACGAACGTGCTCACCTATCCGACGGGCGACACGTTCTGGGCCAACGGCTACACAGTGGGCGCGGACACGCTCAAGGGCACGGCAGCCGTCGTCGACGAACCGACCGGCGCGGGTCGGGCAGTGCTGTTCGCGTTCAACCCGCTCTTCCGGGCGTACAACGAAAATGGTCTGCACCTGGTGGCCAACGCGCTGCTCTACCCGGCGGGCGCGACCACGCCGGACGCCCGGCGCTCGGCCGGGGTCGACCCGGCACGGGCCAACGCCGCCGCCGCGCCCGTCGCGGCGGACCTGGGCGGCGGGTGGCGGCCCATCACCATCCAGGTCGCGGCGGCGGACCTGCCGCGCGCCCAGGCGATCGTCGAACGCTTCACCACCGACGCGACGGCGTCCGCGAAGAACGGCTCGGTGTACGTCGTGATCCCGAACCCGGAGGGACGCCAAGTCGACGAACACCCGTTCCTCGCCGACCTGGTACGCGCCCTGCGCGACGCCCAGGTGCCGCTGCGATCCGTGGTGGGCTGA
- a CDS encoding endonuclease domain-containing protein, translated as MLPADDADALDWLAFEQAGVLTTAQVSGLLSEGKVRGRIRSGRWRSVCRGILLTGNGRLTRDQQLWVAVLAAGPEAVLAGVTAAAEGGVRGLRREPLHVLVPADRRAARTTLRRLPIDMPAVLVHRTSVLPESHRQLARPPRTTTARALVDAAGWAAGVDEAQAVLAAGCQQRRVLPEELRAVLDVLPRAPRRRLIGQAVSDIAGGAQALSEIDFLRLCRRHRLPTPDLQEHRVDEAGRNRWLDAYWREWRVQVEVDGAHHMDARHWAADMRRQNDVWTSGDRILRFPAWLVRARPDEVAATVRRALMAAGWTPTPRRRDPAHE; from the coding sequence ATGCTGCCTGCCGATGACGCCGACGCACTCGACTGGCTCGCCTTCGAGCAGGCGGGCGTCCTGACGACCGCGCAGGTCTCCGGGCTGCTGAGCGAGGGGAAGGTGCGGGGCCGGATTCGCTCCGGCCGGTGGCGGTCGGTCTGCCGGGGGATCCTGTTGACCGGCAACGGCCGACTGACCCGCGATCAACAGCTTTGGGTGGCGGTGCTGGCTGCCGGGCCGGAGGCGGTGCTGGCTGGGGTGACCGCCGCCGCGGAAGGCGGGGTACGGGGACTGCGGCGGGAGCCACTGCATGTGCTGGTGCCGGCAGACCGCCGTGCCGCGCGAACCACCTTGCGTCGACTTCCGATCGACATGCCGGCGGTGCTGGTGCATCGCACGTCGGTGCTGCCGGAGTCTCATCGTCAACTCGCCCGTCCACCGCGTACCACGACGGCCAGAGCGCTTGTGGACGCGGCGGGCTGGGCGGCCGGCGTGGATGAGGCGCAGGCGGTGCTGGCCGCCGGCTGCCAGCAGCGCCGGGTGCTGCCCGAGGAGTTGCGGGCGGTGCTCGACGTCCTCCCTCGGGCGCCTCGCCGGCGGCTGATCGGGCAGGCCGTCAGCGACATCGCGGGCGGCGCGCAGGCGCTCTCCGAGATCGATTTCCTGCGGCTGTGCCGCCGACACCGCCTACCCACCCCAGACCTTCAAGAACATCGCGTTGACGAGGCGGGCCGTAACCGCTGGCTGGACGCGTACTGGCGAGAATGGCGGGTGCAGGTTGAAGTCGACGGTGCGCACCACATGGACGCCCGGCATTGGGCGGCTGACATGCGCCGGCAGAACGACGTCTGGACCAGCGGCGATCGGATCCTGCGCTTCCCGGCCTGGCTGGTCCGCGCCCGCCCCGACGAGGTCGCCGCGACGGTCCGCCGCGCCCTCATGGCCGCCGGTTGGACTCCGACCCCACGTCGCCGCGACCCGGCACACGAGTAG
- a CDS encoding cellulose binding domain-containing protein: MRKPKARTALLVSLVLAAGALSGITASTASAAADPVAVTVNARAGLATVPDTALGVNHAIWDQNLGTAETTDLLRDAGVQMMRYPGGSYADIYHWKDHTAPGGYVAPNTDFDTFMAAVKRAGAQPMIIANYGTGTPAEAADWVRYANVTKGYGARYWTVGNENYGNGHYGSAWEADDHPDKSASQYARLVVEYADAMKAVDPTIKVGAVLTMPGNWPDGITAGSDPGPWNQTVLSIAGPKIDFVDVHWYPGGTAAESLARTSHLPDATYLLREQLARYAGPNAGRIGISFTELNVDAGRTTQPAALFLADVYSGLLSSGVFTVQWWNVHNGIGTVSEVAGQTDYGDFGLLSSGACTEDGSVCEPPLNTPFAPYHGLTMMKLFAKTGDQFVRAGTDESLVSAHAVRRANGDLAVLLINKDPDAAHTVTIDYAGFTPSTAAPTVSILTNGATGITTSQSGSATSRTLPAYSLTTLVLRPAGATAGRPSAPGQPTASGITDRAATITWPAATPGGSPIAKYEVYRQNGAVSEQLGETAGTSFTVGNLVPGSRYTVNVLARDTAGRVSWSSPPLTFATGSPTTSACTVRFTTNNDWGNGYIGGVEITNNGTKPITGWTLTWTWPTGWQQVSSGWSATWEQVGTAVRVTPTDDNRQIAAGASVSAGFVGAYSGPNVLPTAFSLNGTVCASG; this comes from the coding sequence ATGCGTAAACCGAAAGCCCGCACGGCACTCCTGGTGAGCCTGGTGCTCGCCGCGGGAGCGCTCTCCGGCATCACAGCCTCCACCGCCAGCGCGGCGGCCGACCCGGTCGCCGTCACCGTGAACGCCCGCGCGGGGCTGGCCACCGTGCCCGACACGGCACTGGGTGTCAACCACGCCATCTGGGACCAGAACCTGGGTACGGCCGAGACGACCGACCTGTTGCGCGACGCCGGTGTGCAGATGATGCGCTACCCCGGCGGCTCGTACGCCGACATCTACCACTGGAAGGACCACACCGCCCCCGGCGGGTACGTGGCGCCGAACACCGACTTCGACACGTTCATGGCGGCGGTCAAGCGGGCCGGCGCGCAGCCGATGATCATCGCGAACTACGGCACCGGCACGCCTGCCGAGGCCGCCGACTGGGTGCGGTACGCCAACGTGACAAAGGGCTACGGCGCGCGGTACTGGACCGTAGGCAACGAGAACTACGGCAACGGGCACTACGGGTCGGCGTGGGAGGCCGACGACCACCCGGACAAGAGCGCGAGTCAGTACGCGCGCCTGGTCGTCGAGTACGCCGACGCGATGAAGGCGGTCGACCCGACCATCAAGGTCGGTGCGGTGCTGACGATGCCGGGCAACTGGCCGGACGGGATCACCGCAGGCAGCGACCCCGGGCCCTGGAACCAGACGGTGCTCTCCATCGCCGGCCCGAAGATCGACTTCGTGGACGTGCACTGGTACCCGGGAGGCACGGCCGCGGAGTCGTTGGCCCGGACCAGCCACCTTCCCGACGCGACGTACCTGCTCCGCGAGCAGCTTGCCCGGTACGCAGGCCCGAACGCCGGGCGCATCGGCATCAGCTTCACCGAGTTGAACGTCGACGCGGGCCGCACCACCCAGCCGGCCGCGCTGTTCCTTGCCGACGTCTACAGCGGGCTGCTGTCCAGCGGTGTCTTCACCGTCCAGTGGTGGAACGTGCACAACGGCATCGGCACGGTGTCGGAAGTGGCCGGCCAGACCGACTACGGCGACTTCGGGCTCCTGTCCAGCGGCGCCTGCACCGAAGACGGCTCGGTGTGTGAACCGCCGCTGAACACGCCGTTCGCGCCGTACCACGGGCTGACAATGATGAAGCTGTTCGCGAAGACAGGCGACCAGTTCGTCAGGGCCGGCACGGACGAGTCGCTCGTCAGCGCGCACGCGGTCCGCCGCGCCAACGGAGACCTCGCCGTGCTGCTGATCAACAAGGACCCGGACGCCGCGCACACGGTCACCATCGACTACGCCGGATTCACCCCGTCGACCGCCGCGCCGACGGTGTCCATACTCACCAACGGGGCGACGGGCATCACCACCAGCCAGTCCGGTTCCGCGACCAGTCGGACGCTGCCCGCGTACTCCCTGACCACGCTTGTGCTGCGCCCGGCCGGCGCGACCGCCGGACGGCCGTCAGCGCCGGGCCAACCCACCGCCAGTGGCATCACCGACCGCGCCGCGACGATCACCTGGCCGGCGGCCACGCCCGGCGGCAGCCCGATCGCCAAGTACGAGGTGTACCGGCAGAACGGTGCCGTCAGCGAGCAGCTCGGCGAGACGGCGGGCACCTCGTTCACTGTCGGCAACCTGGTGCCGGGCAGCAGGTACACGGTAAATGTGCTGGCCCGGGACACCGCCGGACGGGTCTCGTGGTCGTCACCGCCACTCACCTTCGCCACCGGCAGCCCGACGACGAGCGCCTGCACGGTCCGCTTCACCACGAACAACGACTGGGGCAACGGTTACATCGGGGGGGTCGAGATCACCAACAACGGGACGAAGCCGATCACCGGCTGGACGCTCACCTGGACCTGGCCGACCGGCTGGCAGCAGGTGAGCAGCGGCTGGAGCGCCACCTGGGAGCAGGTCGGCACGGCCGTGCGGGTCACCCCGACCGACGACAACCGGCAGATCGCCGCCGGGGCCAGCGTGAGTGCCGGCTTCGTCGGCGCGTACAGCGGCCCGAACGTACTGCCCACAGCGTTCAGCCTGAACGGCACCGTCTGCGCGAGCGGCTGA
- a CDS encoding LacI family DNA-binding transcriptional regulator, whose translation MIARLAGVSVPTVSRVINGRSDVAPGTRERVEALLNHHGYRRRTQARRTDAALIDLVFNDLDSPWAVEIIRGVEDVALSSGVGTVVSAIHWRITSAKQWLDNMRTRSTEGVIFVTSMVNPPLQAELRRLHLPVVIIDPAGVDPQESPTIGATNWAGSLSATQYLIGLGHRRIGFIAGPPHLMCSRARMDGYRAALGAAGIPVDEALIRPGNFYHEAGFTSGTHLLALPDPPTAIFASSDQMALGVYEAVRKRGLRVPDDISVVGFDDLPEVRWCSPPLTTIRQPLAEMGMLAARTVLRLASGEKTESPRIELATELVIRDSTRPPRPPGA comes from the coding sequence ATGATCGCACGTCTGGCCGGTGTCTCCGTGCCCACGGTCTCCCGGGTCATCAACGGCCGCTCCGACGTCGCACCCGGGACTCGGGAACGCGTCGAGGCGCTGCTCAACCACCACGGCTACCGACGCCGTACGCAGGCCCGGCGGACCGACGCCGCGCTCATCGACCTGGTCTTCAACGACCTCGACAGCCCCTGGGCAGTGGAGATCATCCGTGGGGTGGAGGACGTGGCCCTGAGCAGCGGCGTCGGCACCGTCGTCTCCGCCATCCACTGGCGCATCACGTCGGCCAAACAATGGCTGGACAACATGCGTACCCGGTCCACCGAGGGGGTCATCTTCGTGACCTCGATGGTGAACCCGCCGTTGCAGGCCGAACTGCGCCGGCTGCACCTCCCGGTGGTCATCATCGACCCCGCCGGTGTCGACCCGCAGGAGTCACCCACCATCGGCGCCACCAACTGGGCGGGCAGTCTGAGCGCCACCCAGTACCTGATCGGCCTCGGCCACCGCCGGATCGGCTTCATCGCCGGACCACCGCACCTGATGTGCAGCCGGGCCCGGATGGACGGCTACCGCGCCGCGCTCGGTGCCGCCGGCATCCCCGTCGACGAGGCCCTCATCCGACCTGGCAACTTCTATCACGAGGCCGGCTTCACCTCCGGTACGCACCTGCTGGCACTGCCCGACCCGCCCACCGCCATCTTCGCCTCCAGCGACCAGATGGCCCTCGGCGTCTACGAGGCCGTCCGTAAACGGGGCCTGCGGGTGCCCGACGACATCAGCGTGGTCGGCTTCGACGACCTGCCGGAGGTCCGCTGGTGCTCCCCGCCGCTGACGACGATCCGCCAGCCCCTGGCCGAGATGGGCATGCTGGCCGCACGGACCGTCCTGCGGCTCGCCAGCGGCGAGAAGACCGAGAGCCCGCGCATCGAACTCGCCACCGAGCTCGTCATCCGTGACAGCACCCGGCCACCCCGCCCGCCAGGAGCCTGA
- a CDS encoding carbohydrate ABC transporter permease, whose protein sequence is MTAMASRAQRTRSVVLHLVCIAVGVLIVVPVYFGVLGGFKDNGQLSSNPLGWPDPWVPNYLEILGNGVFWRQLGNSLLIAVSSTLIVVGSAAMAAFVFARYAFRGREFLVTLFAIGLMFPFAVAILPLFVLLRSVGLLDNPLGVILPQAAFGLPITIIILRQFFRTIPAEVEEAAVLDGCSAFGFFWRVLLPMARPALATVSVLAIVTSWNNFMLPLVVFSDQSWWTLPVGVQAFQGQYADDTARVLAYVVLSMLPALGFYAVAERQLIGGLTGSVKG, encoded by the coding sequence ATGACCGCCATGGCGAGCCGCGCCCAGCGGACCCGCAGCGTCGTGCTGCACCTCGTCTGCATCGCCGTCGGCGTGCTCATCGTCGTGCCGGTGTATTTCGGCGTGCTCGGCGGTTTCAAGGACAACGGCCAGTTGTCCAGCAACCCGCTGGGCTGGCCCGACCCGTGGGTGCCGAACTACCTGGAAATCCTGGGCAACGGGGTGTTCTGGCGGCAGCTCGGCAACAGTCTGCTCATCGCCGTGAGCAGCACCCTGATCGTCGTCGGCTCGGCGGCGATGGCCGCGTTCGTCTTCGCGCGCTACGCCTTCCGGGGCCGCGAGTTCCTGGTGACGTTGTTCGCGATCGGCCTCATGTTCCCGTTCGCGGTGGCCATCCTGCCGCTGTTCGTGCTGTTGCGTAGCGTCGGCCTGCTGGACAACCCGCTCGGTGTCATCCTGCCCCAGGCCGCCTTCGGGCTGCCGATCACCATCATCATCCTGCGCCAGTTCTTCCGGACCATCCCGGCCGAGGTCGAGGAGGCAGCCGTCCTCGACGGGTGCAGCGCCTTCGGTTTCTTCTGGCGGGTCCTGCTGCCGATGGCCCGTCCCGCCCTGGCCACCGTCTCCGTGCTGGCGATCGTGACCAGCTGGAACAACTTCATGCTGCCGCTGGTCGTCTTCAGCGACCAGAGTTGGTGGACCCTGCCCGTCGGGGTCCAGGCGTTCCAGGGCCAGTACGCCGACGACACCGCCCGGGTGCTCGCCTACGTCGTCCTGTCCATGCTTCCGGCACTGGGCTTCTACGCCGTGGCCGAACGGCAGCTCATCGGCGGCCTGACCGGCAGCGTCAAGGGGTGA
- a CDS encoding carbohydrate ABC transporter permease, producing MTRPSTVSDDRRGDTATDPPASGPGTARKRDRQPRPGRGTVLAVFLAPALALFVLLVLAPIVVAGYASFFKWNGFGLPENFIGLDNYTRAFGDPTFRGDLWRGLVLVVLSLGVQLPVALALAMLLNQPLRGRAVYRLILFAPYVLSEVTTAVLFTLVFSPNRGLGEGVARWLGADAGTIFADPDTVLYAVFMVVSWKYFGLYMMLFLAARQGIPKELHEAAVTDGASAWQAFRHVTLPLLGPTIRISIFLSVIGTIQLFDMVWVLTGGGPIHSSETLAVTMYQFGFRRFEVGYASAISITMFLLSLVFALFYQRIVLRRDTAGAITTQGGQR from the coding sequence ATGACCAGGCCATCGACCGTGTCGGACGACAGGCGCGGCGACACGGCGACCGACCCGCCGGCGTCGGGGCCGGGCACCGCGCGAAAGCGCGACCGCCAGCCCCGGCCCGGCCGGGGCACCGTCCTCGCTGTTTTCCTGGCGCCGGCCCTGGCGCTGTTCGTACTGCTGGTCCTCGCCCCCATCGTGGTGGCCGGCTACGCCAGTTTCTTCAAGTGGAACGGCTTTGGCCTGCCGGAGAACTTCATCGGGTTGGACAACTACACCCGCGCCTTCGGCGACCCGACGTTCCGCGGCGACCTGTGGCGTGGCCTGGTGCTGGTGGTGCTGTCCCTGGGCGTGCAGCTTCCTGTTGCGCTGGCCCTGGCCATGCTGCTCAACCAGCCACTTCGGGGGCGGGCCGTCTACCGGCTGATCCTCTTCGCACCGTACGTCCTCTCCGAGGTCACCACAGCCGTCCTGTTCACCCTGGTGTTCTCACCCAACCGAGGGCTCGGGGAGGGCGTCGCCCGGTGGCTGGGGGCCGACGCGGGCACCATCTTCGCCGACCCGGACACCGTGCTGTACGCCGTCTTCATGGTGGTGTCCTGGAAGTACTTCGGCCTCTACATGATGCTCTTCCTGGCAGCCCGGCAGGGCATCCCGAAGGAGCTGCACGAGGCGGCGGTGACCGACGGCGCCAGCGCCTGGCAGGCGTTCCGGCATGTCACCCTGCCCCTGCTCGGCCCGACGATCCGCATCAGCATCTTCCTGTCGGTCATCGGCACCATCCAACTGTTCGACATGGTGTGGGTGCTCACCGGCGGCGGGCCGATCCACTCCTCGGAGACGCTGGCCGTCACGATGTACCAGTTCGGCTTCCGGCGCTTCGAGGTCGGCTACGCGAGTGCCATCAGCATCACGATGTTCCTGCTGAGCCTCGTCTTCGCCCTGTTCTACCAACGCATCGTCCTGCGTCGTGACACGGCGGGCGCGATCACCACCCAGGGAGGCCAGCGATGA
- a CDS encoding extracellular solute-binding protein, producing MTTHLTRRTLLGLAGAGAGAYLLSACSGDEASSDPNAPQTINWWHIQNTEPMLPVWAALSEEYKAAHSNVTFTIQPLENEAFKAKLTTATQAGDPPDLFQSWGGGVLKQQVDAGLVKDLTDDVKDLVSGILPAAMQPYTIDGKIYGIPFDIGMVGFWYNKELFTRAGITETPTTWNGVLDAVRKLKAAGITPVALAGKDKWPAHFYWSYLAMRIGGVDALQKAVDSKNFDTPDLVAAGERLKELVDLQPFQKGFLGAEYGSPDGQAATMGNGNAGMELMGQWAPAVQGSSSTSKKGLGDKLGFFPFPAVDGGKGAATEVFGGGNGFAVGKDAPAATIDFLKFLLSVENQKRSAQTGAVLPTVKDATSAVSDANNKVVAEALSKNTGFQLYLDQAYAPALGQQINDSVAEIIAGKKSPAAIVKDITQVAKTV from the coding sequence ATGACCACCCACCTCACCCGCCGAACGCTGCTCGGCCTCGCCGGTGCCGGCGCCGGTGCCTACCTGCTCAGCGCGTGCAGCGGCGACGAAGCGTCGAGCGACCCGAACGCCCCGCAGACCATCAACTGGTGGCACATCCAGAACACCGAACCGATGCTGCCCGTGTGGGCCGCGCTGTCCGAGGAGTACAAGGCCGCGCACAGCAACGTCACGTTCACCATCCAGCCCCTGGAGAACGAGGCGTTCAAGGCCAAGCTCACCACCGCCACCCAGGCCGGCGACCCGCCGGACCTGTTCCAGTCCTGGGGTGGCGGCGTGCTCAAGCAGCAGGTGGACGCGGGCCTGGTCAAGGACCTCACCGACGACGTGAAGGACCTGGTCAGCGGCATCCTGCCCGCCGCCATGCAGCCGTACACGATCGACGGCAAGATCTACGGCATCCCGTTCGACATCGGCATGGTCGGGTTCTGGTACAACAAGGAACTCTTCACCCGCGCCGGCATCACCGAGACCCCCACCACCTGGAACGGCGTGCTCGACGCGGTCCGCAAGCTCAAGGCCGCAGGCATCACCCCGGTCGCGCTCGCCGGCAAGGACAAGTGGCCGGCCCACTTCTACTGGTCGTACCTGGCCATGCGCATCGGTGGTGTCGACGCGCTGCAGAAGGCCGTGGACAGCAAGAACTTCGACACCCCCGACCTGGTCGCCGCCGGTGAGCGGCTCAAGGAACTCGTCGACCTGCAGCCGTTCCAGAAGGGCTTCCTGGGCGCCGAGTACGGCTCGCCCGACGGCCAGGCCGCCACCATGGGCAACGGCAATGCCGGCATGGAGCTGATGGGGCAGTGGGCGCCGGCGGTGCAGGGGTCCAGCTCCACCAGCAAGAAGGGTCTCGGCGACAAGCTCGGCTTCTTCCCGTTCCCCGCCGTGGACGGCGGCAAGGGCGCCGCGACCGAGGTCTTCGGCGGCGGCAACGGCTTCGCGGTCGGCAAGGACGCTCCGGCGGCCACCATCGACTTCCTGAAGTTCCTGCTCAGCGTCGAGAACCAGAAGCGGTCCGCCCAGACCGGAGCCGTGCTGCCCACGGTCAAGGACGCCACCTCGGCCGTCAGCGACGCCAACAACAAGGTCGTCGCGGAGGCCCTGTCCAAGAACACCGGCTTCCAGCTCTACCTCGACCAGGCGTACGCGCCCGCACTCGGACAGCAGATCAACGACAGCGTCGCGGAGATCATCGCCGGCAAGAAGTCGCCGGCGGCGATCGTCAAGGACATCACGCAGGTGGCAAAGACCGTCTGA